The following coding sequences are from one Plasmodium gaboni strain SY75 chromosome 10, whole genome shotgun sequence window:
- a CDS encoding hypothetical protein (conserved Plasmodium protein, unknown function), with product MQIPRKIIFFFNLVILFVFLNIERVELKLNNIIYDNNNINNYKYYVNNNNDDNSRGKDSVDNVDTTKNIDVDNNENEEINSLDDSNKEDENASDEDNAQHEENLYHEEKDDINIEEDLDNEDKMYYEGNPKNEESAFDEDNSSHDRVNYDDNSYENSKHFSQATNAYETNENVVVDNKKDDNEERDSEYYLKSEEGDIITVNKKEENGSLNVNEHAHAMVFENNIKKEVEENMNKEIVFESEEEENKNDMKEEDKGDVLSTSDDKNNDVNNNDDDDNNNDDDDNNDDDDNNNDDDDDDNIIDDDDDDDDDEDDDDDEDEEEDDEEYHVNKENNEKIDTNNDVILIGKKKISADSPRDELSRNNENEYYIYNIEEDGKERNEEYYKEEEQNSPMISNINNPWNSLFNIFRKNNNSRFINNINMFRKEIQNEFSFRNGLYFSPTTVGEYNKLVDGKRYAYIKLPENTLIFVITANKFFFQDLIYSNNKYLSVKRKFTFVMNYIIRNLKKKFFFRNYQYQYLFKDDSFAYDTTRRLLDMDLLGELSRVTQTIHLGDFEKRKVSMHKLYGGWFHFLGIMVVNGYNCNIYEKNINVEKIQVIPKHLIHEFKELVNKKHDDYHSGYVVGLWRDFPRNTFLPWRFSVELFLWDLLNVLPHELPHPAKLIMTYNNNMNALYQNGHHEETEKNLVQGSSSMVRNINSNDNMNNDDNYLYDQTKQIKDKNYYKILLNIWPEKIKNIVRKHPGFDVALISEEDYLNNINNDDADYYYLIDNNNNNNNNNNNNYGYIFLILLNKNFFVDDFMKSTNYELAKKNYFCDKMKEIMEDIEKLLDELKHKYCPNDDNNDNHDDNNDDNNDNHDDNNNNDDNNNDDNNNNLPTEHLPYATFYNYLTDKSNYKKFNPHVLGEIAGITKHLRCEDFPNIADTCDHNISIHHKYGGWFEFGGAIHLKNMNYIEPSYEQHDDIMKDTYKEVILAQANCKCQSIGLWRDIPEKDMSPYRYPLNVFVLENPRFNLLNLQDIHPYLLVDILNKGLNAMKSYASGKMYNIVTSKEEIPNESEDQDHVDNKNNADHAYLNDYHSESTDVPDEEEKEKEDQQEDENDEYDENDENDENDENDEYDEEEEKDNTTTSQSKDVDDNGPNDPFYDGTFNVLNNSNGQTVSKDVDDNGPNDPFYDGTFNVLNNSNGQTVSKDVDDNGPNDPFYDGTFNVLNKSNVQPNEKT from the coding sequence aTGCAAATCCCAAggaaaattatatttttttttaatttggttatattatttgtatttttaaatattgaGCGTGTAGAATTAAAgttaaataatataatatacgacaataataatattaataattataaatattatgtaaacAATAACAATGATGACAATAGTCGAGGAAAGGATTCTGTTGATAATGTAGACACAACAAAAAACATTGAtgttgataataatgagaatgaagaaataaatagTTTGGATGATTCTAATAAGGAGGATGAAAATGCATCTGACGAAGATAACGCTCAACATGAAGAAAATCTTTATCACGAAGAAAAGgatgatattaatattgAAGAAGATCTTGATAACGAAGATAAGATGTATTATGAAGGAAACCcaaaaaatgaagaaagTGCATTTGATGAGGATAACTCATCACACGATCGTGTGaattatgatgataattCATATGAGAACTCAAAACACTTTAGCCAAGCTACCAATGCTTACGAAACAAATGAAAACGTAGTTGTAGACAATAAGAAAGATGACAATGAAGAAAGAGACAgtgaatattatttaaagaGTGAAGAAGGCGATATTATAACTGTTaacaaaaaagaagaaaatgGCAGTTTGAATGTAAACGAACATGCACATGCCATGGTGTTTgagaataatataaagaaagaagtcgaagaaaatatgaacaaGGAAATCGTTTTTGAAAGTGAAGAAGAGGAGAACAAGAATGACATGAAGGAAGAAGATAAAGGAGATGTTTTAAGCACAAGTGATGacaaaaataatgatgttaacaataatgatgatgatgacaacaataatgatgatgatgacaataatgatgatgatgacAACAATAATGATGACGATGATGATGACAACATTAttgatgatgatgatgatgatgatgacgatgaagatgatgatgatgatgaagatgaagaagaagatGACGAAGAGTATCATGTGAATAAAGAGAATAATGAGAAAATAGATACAAACAATGATGTAATATTGATAGgaaagaaaaagatatCAGCAGATTCTCCAAGAGATGAATTATCTAgaaataatgaaaatgaatattatatatataatattgaagAAGATGGTAAAGAAAGAAATGAAGAATATTACAAAGAAGAAGAACAGAATAGTCCAATGATATctaatataaataatcCATGGAATAgtttatttaatatatttagaaagaataataattctcgatttataaataatataaatatgtttagAAAAGAGATACAGAATGAATTTTCCTTTAGAAATGGATTATATTTTAGTCCAACAACAGTAGgtgaatataataaattagTAGATGGAAAGAGatatgcatatataaaattacCAGAAAATACTTTGATCTTTGTAATAACAGctaataaatttttttttcaagatcttatatattcaaataataaatatttgtctgtaaaaagaaaatttacTTTTGTAATGAATTACATCATACGTAATTTGAAGAAgaagtttttttttagaaattatcaatatcaatatttatttaaagaTGATTCTTTTGCATATGATACAACAAGAAGATTATTAGATATGGATTTATTAGGAGAACTATCTAGAGTAACTCAGACAATACATCTAGGAGATTttgaaaaaagaaaagttAGCATGCATAAATTATATGGTGGATGGTTTCATTTCTTAGGTATTATGGTTGTAAATGGATAtaattgtaatatatatgaaaaaaatattaatgttGAAAAAATACAAGTAATTCCAAAACATTTGATACATGAATTTAAAGAATTAgttaataaaaaacatGATGATTATCATAGTGGTTATGTAGTAGGTTTATGGAGAGATTTTCCAAGGAATACATTTTTACCTTGGAGATTTTCTGTggaattatttttatgggatttattaaatgttTTACCACATGAATTACCACATCCAGCTAAATTAATAATGacttataataataatatgaatgcATTATATCAAAATGGACACCACGAAGAAACAGAAAAGAATTTGGTTCAAGGTTCATCTAGTATGGTTAGAAATATTAACagtaatgataatatgaacaatgATGATAACTATTTATATGATCAGACCAAACAAATAAAAGAcaagaattattataaaattttattaaatatatggccagaaaaaattaaaaatattgttaGAAAACATCCAGGTTTTGATGTTGCTCTTATATCAGAAGAAGATTATTTGaataacataaataatgatgatgctgattattattatttaattgataataataataataataataataataataataataattatggatatattttcttaatCTTATTAAACAAAAACTTCTTTGTTGATGATTTTATGAAAAGTACAAATTATGAACTAgccaaaaaaaattatttctgtgataaaatgaaagaaattatggaagatatagaaaaattattagaTGAGTTGaaacataaatattgtCCAAATGATGACAACAATGATAATcatgatgataataatgatgacAACAATGATAATcatgatgataataataataatgatgataataataatgatgataataataataatttgcCAACTGAACACCTCCCATATGCTACCTTTTACAATTATCTTACTGACAAATcgaattataaaaaattcaatCCACACGTTCTTGGAGAAATTGCTGGTATTACTAAACATCTAAGATGTGAAGACTTTCCAAATATTGCAGACACATGTGatcataatatttcaaTCCATCATAAGTATGGAGGTTGGTTTGAATTTGGTGGAGCCATACATCTAAAGAACATGAATTATATTGAACCATCATATGAACAACATGATGATATTATGAAAGATACATATAAAGAAGTTATTTTAGCTCAAGCTAATTGTAAATGTCAAAGTATTGGTTTATGGAGGGATATCCCAGAAAAAGATATGTCGCCCTATAGATATCCTTTGAATGTTTTTGTTTTAGAAAATCCAAGATTTAATTTATTGAACTTACAAGATATACATCCATATCTATTAgttgatatattaaataaaggATTAAATGCTATGAAATCATATGCAAGTGgaaaaatgtataatattgtaACCTCCAAGGAAGAAATACCAAATGAAAGTGAAGACCAAGATCATgttgataataaaaataatgcTGACCATGCTTATTTGAATGATTATCATAGTGAAAGTACAGATGTTCCagatgaagaagaaaaagaaaaggaaGACCAACAGGAAgatgaaaatgatgaatatgatgaaaatgatgaaaatgatgaaaatgatgaaaatgacgaatatgatgaagaagaagaaaaagacAACACCACAACCTCACAATCAAAAGATGTTGATGATAATGGTCCAAACGATCCATTTTATGATGGTACCTTTAatgttttaaataattcaaatgGGCAAACAGTTTCAAAAGATGTTGATGATAATGGTCCAAACGATCCATTTTATGATGGCACCTTTAatgttttaaataattcaaatgGGCAAACAGTTTCAAAAGATGTTGATGATAATGGACCTAATGACCCATTCTATGATGGCACCTTTAATGTTTTGAATAAATCAAATGTGCAACCAAATGAAAAAACAA
- a CDS encoding hypothetical protein (conserved Plasmodium protein, unknown function), whose amino-acid sequence MIRNILRDIHVRNDGWCVLKCTKIRRVHNKGGCDEKNLVVKKLLEKYKNLRNEDKVKLINSHLVNIKEKDVNDIIYNFCKKREEEKEVEDEYIKRKRLKLLKLRKPAYLQQKKIKKKVNNDFMVPNEYEEKMCMEKEKELKDIEKYTLIEDMYKSYIYSIAFILLTNQYKTKHCITNNFVHVMINTIRNEILQKIRPTLINEFSTYKNPYMLLKNAMFNFILHEYVKNPYEESLIDSYINKKIYMNILKINSASVPVEVYEPLVAFRGDVNYNYDLKEKFNVMMDTSQNIINIITRENIDNIDNKNNKNNKNNDNNKNNDNNKNNDNNKNNDNNKNNDNIYGHTHYNNNNMREEEQIGSIIINKVLKILPENIKYPYENYPFENLKSFKSKKRKKYVGGIKNNKPINIEDEELSIMRYPNLQCVAHSLPKDEKYRDNVIHAIKVLERSKHWDHQSKIKAINTLIQVWNNMNSSEYYENILDKSLPVLYTKNHLRKTKTRKDTYNKGLTYIQSLTTQKPLAMRLKKN is encoded by the coding sequence ATGATAAGGAATATTTTAAGAGACATACATGTGAGGAATGATGGTTGGTGTGTTTTGAAGTGCACAAAAATAAGAAGGGTTCATAATAAAGGAGGATGTGATGAGAAAAATCTTGTGGTTAAAAAATTGTTGGAGAAgtataaaaatttaagGAATGAGGATAAAgtaaaattaataaatagTCATTTAGTGAATATAAAAGAGAAGGATGTGAATgacataatatataatttttgtaaaaaaagAGAGGAAGAGAAAGAGGTTGAagatgaatatataaagagGAAAAGATTAAAATTATTGAAATTGAGAAAGCCTGCTTATttacaacaaaaaaaaataaaaaagaaagtTAATAATGATTTTATGGTACCAAATGAgtatgaagaaaaaatgtgtatggaaaaagaaaaggaattaaaagatattgaaaaatatacattaattgaagatatgtataaatcatatatatatagtatagcatttattttattaacTAACCAATATAAAACTAAACATTGtataacaaataattttgtGCATGTAATGATTAATACGATAAGAAATGAAattttacaaaaaataagaCCTACCTTAATAAATGAATTCAGTACATATAAGAATCcatatatgttattaaaaaatgcaatgtttaattttatattacatgAATATGTAAAGAATCCTTATGAAGAGTCTTTAATTGATagttatataaataaaaagatttatatgaacatcttaaaaataaatagtGCAAGTGTACCTGTCGAAGTATATGAACCTTTAGTAGCTTTTAGAGGAGATGTcaattataattatgatttaaaagaaaaatttaatGTAATGATGGATACTTCCcagaatattataaatataattacaagggaaaatatagataatatagataataaaaataataaaaataataaaaataatgacaacaataaaaataatgacaacaataaaaataatgacaacaataaaaataatgacaacaataaaaataatgacAATATATATGGTCATActcattataataataacaacatGAGGGAAGAAGAACAAATAGGTTcaattattatcaataaggttttaaaaatattaccAGAAAATATTAAGTATCCCTATGAAAATTATCCATTTGAAAATCTTAAATCATTCAAAAGTAAAAAACGAAAAAAATATGTCGGAggtataaaaaataataaaccAATAAATATAGAAGATGAGGAATTAAGTATCATGCGATATCCAAATTTACAATGCGTAGCTCATTCCTTGCCAAAGgatgaaaaatatagaGACAATGTAATACATGCAATTAAAGTATTAGAAAGATCTAAACATTGGGACCACCAAAGTAAAATTAAAGCAATCAATACATTAATTCAAGTGTGgaataatatgaattcTAGTGAATActatgaaaatatattagataAATCATTACCAGTcttatatacaaaaaatcATCTcagaaaaacaaaaacaaGAAAAGATACTTATAATAAAGGTTTAACGTATATACAATCATTAACTACGCAAAAACCCCTAGCCATGCgtcttaaaaaaaattaa